In a single window of the Prinia subflava isolate CZ2003 ecotype Zambia chromosome 3, Cam_Psub_1.2, whole genome shotgun sequence genome:
- the ABHD10 gene encoding palmitoyl-protein thioesterase ABHD10, mitochondrial codes for MAAMAAMAGALAWGGRAAALRGSLSPLRAAQALLVCRLKSSVSFLSRPDRPNIAYQKLKGRNPGVIFLPGFNSNMNGQKATALEDFCKSLGHAFIRFDYTGCGSSDGKFEDCTIGKWRKDVLSILDELTDGPQILVGSSMGGWLMLHAAIARPDKVAALVGVAVAADHVVTTFKRLPIEAQKEIEEKGEWKYQTKHNEEGYYSLTYDFIREAENHCVLNSPIPVMCPIRLIHGMRDGDVPWEISMQVADRVLSKDVDVILRKIGQHRMSDKEDTKLLVNTVDDLIDKLSTVA; via the exons ATGGCGGCCATGGCGGCCATGGCGGGAGCGCTGGCGTGGGGCGGCCGTGCCGCGGCCCTGCGGGGATCGCTGTCACCCCTGAGGGCGGCCCAGGCGCTCCTGG tttgcaggctgaagtcaTCAGTCAGCTTTCTTTCTCGACCAGATCGACCAAATATTGCTTATCAGAAACTAAAAGGGAGGAATCCGGGGGTTATTTTCCTTCCAGGCTTCAATTCAAATATGAATGGTCAGAAAGCAACTGCCCTTGAAGATTTCTGCAAATCTTTAGGTCATGCCTTCATCAG ATTTGACTATACAGGATGTGGAAGTTCAGATGGTAAATTTGAAGACTGTACAATTGGGAAGTGGAGAAAAGATGTCCTGTCTATACTGGATGAACTTACAGATGGACCACAG atTCTGGTGGGCTCCAGCATGGGTGGATGGCTGATGCTTCACGCTGCAATAGCACGCCCAGATAAAGTCGCTGCTCTGGTTGGAGTAGCTGTAGCAGCAGATCACGTTGTAACAACTTTCAAGAGGCTTCCCATTGAG GCACAGAAAGAAATTGAAGAAAAGGGTGAATGGAAGTATCAAACAAAGCATAATGAGGAAGGCTATTACTCCTTGACCTATGACTTTatcagagaagcagaaaatcaCTGCGTGCTGAATAGCCCTATTCCTGTAATGTGTCCCATACGCCTCATCCACGGCATGAGGGATGGTGATGTCCCTTGGGAGATCTCTATGCAAGTTGCTGACCGTGTTTTGAGCAAGGACGTGGATGTGATCCTCCGCAAAATCGGCCAGCACCGGATGAGTGACAAGGAGGATACCAAGCTCCTTGTGAATACTGTTGATGATCTAATTGACAAGCTGTCAACAGTAGCATAG